Proteins co-encoded in one Gopherus evgoodei ecotype Sinaloan lineage chromosome 4, rGopEvg1_v1.p, whole genome shotgun sequence genomic window:
- the CD6 gene encoding T-cell differentiation antigen CD6 isoform X1 produces MLSWLPGDCNHKPENKSKRLMCGSHTADRERAKESGFGPPFPAYNAITLQPVPVTAMDMLWVSLLALFLMAPRQVQANAMSSAVPWNITHSGHGNTSAEPGPSGEGSVRLVNGSSRCSGAVEVHHRGRWMPVCQEMWDKEASHVVCRQLHCGEAKETAAEPTPSPVCPPRSTPTKEATLSFQNLCPSLHIHCAGLESTWKQCNVSELCCKGKLASITCTGSHSVRLVGGGSCCEGRVEVEADGVWGTVCDDAWDLDDAGVVCQQLKCGWAIQAPVASSFHKGTGPIHLDEVSCAGNESQLWDCPAERSHDCGHKEDAGVVCSEHQKWRLSGGKDACAGRVEVYYRGVWNTVCDGIWYEEEMGVLCRWLGCSPSGKKLSFNYTQEGRMSYLCSGTEASLSWCQWHYNNSNLCHQSQAAGVICNGSLGLLNMSDVLPTQMTTPDSRRNTAEPLCWEAKALSNWTLLLLCVVLGLLLLATVLAFTAALLRMRRKHAHAVSSSSLATPVLVNHSAQGPETPAGGANDYRKAPPKAEAEPLAVPAPGSEDSDSDYEHYDFSSKPPVALSTFYNSLRHRAADETLPAGGFPPAPGQEVLNEGPQPWGQPEQRPYEEPPAESSSSSEDNYYNSGNTRQQQWGNPAPPPTSCFLMPAPPAHGNSGSQLSFQAGPDGADSSSTSSGEWYENFHSTAHQGDQPGNMPEWPALSQPLGSCEPGRNDSEGSDYDDVQGLAY; encoded by the exons aTGCTGAGTTGGCTTCCTGGAGACTGCAACCACAAGCCAGAAAACAAGAGCAAGAGACTCATGTGTGGGAGCCACACAGCAGATAGAGAGAGAGCGAAGGAGTCTGGTTTTGGCCCTCCCTTCCCAGCTTACAATGCAATCACGCTGCAGCCTGTGCCAGTGACAGCGATGGACATGCTGTGGGTATCCCTGTTGGCTCTTTTCCTGATGGCGCCCAGACAAG TCCAGGCAAATGCAATGTCTTCTGCCGTCCCCTGGAACATCACGCATAGTGGACATGGAAACACGTCTGCAGAGCCAG GCCCCTCAGGAGAGGGATCCGTCCGTTTGGTGAATGGCAGCAGCCGCTGCAGTGGTGCCGTGGAGGTCCATCATCGTGGGCGGTGGATGCCAGTCTGCCAGGAAATGTGGGACAAGGAGGCCTCCCACGTGGTCTGCAGACAGCTGCACTGTGGGGAGGCAAAGGAGACAGCAGCtgaacccacccccagccctgtgtgccCGCCCAGGTCAACACCCACAAAGGAAGCCACCCTGTCCTTTCAGAACCTCTGCCCTTCCCTGCACATCCACTGTGCGGGTCTGGAGAGCACTTGGAAGCAGTGCAATGTGTCAGAGCTGTGCTGTAAAGGGAAGCTGGCCAGCATCACTTGCACAG GTTCCCATTCTGTGCGCCTGGTTGGCGGGGGCAGTTGCTGTGAGGGCCGTGTGGAAGTCGAGGCGGACGGTGTATGGGGCACAGTGTGTGACGATGCCTGGGACCTGGATGATGCCGGGGTGGTATGTCAGCAGCTGAAATGCGGCTGGGCCATCCAGGCTCCAGTTGCCTCCTCCTTCCACAAAGGGACGGGACCCATCCACCTGGATGAGGTGAGCTGTGCTGGGAACGAATCCCAACTGTGGGACTGTCCAGCTGAGAGGAGCCATGACTGCGGCCACAAGGAAGATGCTGGTGTGGTGTGCTCAG AGCACCAGAAGTGGCGCCTGTCTGGGGGCAAGGATGCCTGCGCCGGCCGTGTAGAAGTTTATTACCGGGGCGTGTGGAACACAGTGTGCGACGGGATCTGGTATGAGGAGGAGATGGGCGTGCTGTGCCGGTGGTTGGGGTGCAGCCCCTCTGGCAAGAAGCTGAGCTTCAACTACACGCAAGAGGGCAGGATGAGCTACCTATGCTCAGGGACCGAGGCCTCACTGTCCTGGTGCCAATGGCACTACAACAACTCGAATCTGTGCCACCAGTCCCAGGCTGCCGGCGTGATCTGCAACG GCTCACTGGGCTTGCTGAACATGTCTGACGTGCTCCCCACGCAGATGACGACTCCAGACTCCAGGAGAA ACACAGCTGAGCCACTGTGCTGGGAAGCCAAGGCTCTCTCGAACTggactctcctcctcctctgtgtcGTCCTGGGCCTTCTCCTCTTGGCCACCGTGCTGGCCTTCACCGCCGCCCTTCTGAGGATGAGGAGGAAACACG CCCACGCTGTGTCCTCTTCCTCATTAGCCACCCCAGTCCTGGTGAATCATAGTGCGCAGGGCCCAGAGACGCCTGCAGGGGGTGCCAATGACTACAGGAAAGCCCCTCCCAAAGCAGAAG CAGAGCCGCTGGCCGTGCCTGCTCCTGGCTCCGAGGACTCCGATTCCGACTATGAACACTATGATTTCAGCAGCAAGCCGCCTGTGGCACTCTCCACCTTCTACA ATTCGCTTCGGCACCGAGCAGCGGATGAGACCCTCCCCGCGGGCggcttccccccagcacctggcCAGGAGGTGCTGAATGAGGGCCcgcagccctggggccagccagagCAAAGGCCCTACGAGG AGCCCCCCGCTGAGTCCAGCTCATCCTCAGAGGACAACTACTACAATAGCGGCAACACCAGGCAGCAACAGTGGGGcaacccagcccctcctcccaccagctgCTTCTTAatgccagcacctcctgcccatggcaacAGCGGCTCCCAGCTCTCCTTCCAAG CAGGGCCCGATGGAGCCGACAGTTCCAGCACCTCATCCGGAGAATGGTATGAAAACTTCCACAGCACAGCACACCAGGGAGACCAGCCGGGGAACATGCCGG AGTGGCCGGCTCTCTCCCAGCCGTTGGGGAGCTGTGAGCCTGGGAGAAACGACTCGGAGGGCAGCGATTACGATGATGTCCAAGGCCTGGCGTACTAG
- the CD6 gene encoding T-cell differentiation antigen CD6 isoform X4: MLSWLPGDCNHKPENKSKRLMCGSHTADRERAKESGFGPPFPAYNAITLQPVPVTAMDMLWVSLLALFLMAPRQVQANAMSSAVPWNITHSGHGNTSAEPGPSGEGSVRLVNGSSRCSGAVEVHHRGRWMPVCQEMWDKEASHVVCRQLHCGEAKETAAEPTPSPVCPPRSTPTKEATLSFQNLCPSLHIHCAGLESTWKQCNVSELCCKGKLASITCTGSHSVRLVGGGSCCEGRVEVEADGVWGTVCDDAWDLDDAGVVCQQLKCGWAIQAPVASSFHKGTGPIHLDEVSCAGNESQLWDCPAERSHDCGHKEDAGVVCSEHQKWRLSGGKDACAGRVEVYYRGVWNTVCDGIWYEEEMGVLCRWLGCSPSGKKLSFNYTQEGRMSYLCSGTEASLSWCQWHYNNSNLCHQSQAAGVICNGSLGLLNMSDVLPTQMTTPDSRRNTAEPLCWEAKALSNWTLLLLCVVLGLLLLATVLAFTAALLRMRRKHAHAVSSSSLATPVLVNHSAQGPETPAGGANDYRKAPPKAEAEPLAVPAPGSEDSDSDYEHYDFSSKPPVALSTFYKPPAESSSSSEDNYYNSGNTRQQQWGNPAPPPTSCFLMPAPPAHGNSGSQLSFQAGPDGADSSSTSSGEWYENFHSTAHQGDQPGNMPEWPALSQPLGSCEPGRNDSEGSDYDDVQGLAY, translated from the exons aTGCTGAGTTGGCTTCCTGGAGACTGCAACCACAAGCCAGAAAACAAGAGCAAGAGACTCATGTGTGGGAGCCACACAGCAGATAGAGAGAGAGCGAAGGAGTCTGGTTTTGGCCCTCCCTTCCCAGCTTACAATGCAATCACGCTGCAGCCTGTGCCAGTGACAGCGATGGACATGCTGTGGGTATCCCTGTTGGCTCTTTTCCTGATGGCGCCCAGACAAG TCCAGGCAAATGCAATGTCTTCTGCCGTCCCCTGGAACATCACGCATAGTGGACATGGAAACACGTCTGCAGAGCCAG GCCCCTCAGGAGAGGGATCCGTCCGTTTGGTGAATGGCAGCAGCCGCTGCAGTGGTGCCGTGGAGGTCCATCATCGTGGGCGGTGGATGCCAGTCTGCCAGGAAATGTGGGACAAGGAGGCCTCCCACGTGGTCTGCAGACAGCTGCACTGTGGGGAGGCAAAGGAGACAGCAGCtgaacccacccccagccctgtgtgccCGCCCAGGTCAACACCCACAAAGGAAGCCACCCTGTCCTTTCAGAACCTCTGCCCTTCCCTGCACATCCACTGTGCGGGTCTGGAGAGCACTTGGAAGCAGTGCAATGTGTCAGAGCTGTGCTGTAAAGGGAAGCTGGCCAGCATCACTTGCACAG GTTCCCATTCTGTGCGCCTGGTTGGCGGGGGCAGTTGCTGTGAGGGCCGTGTGGAAGTCGAGGCGGACGGTGTATGGGGCACAGTGTGTGACGATGCCTGGGACCTGGATGATGCCGGGGTGGTATGTCAGCAGCTGAAATGCGGCTGGGCCATCCAGGCTCCAGTTGCCTCCTCCTTCCACAAAGGGACGGGACCCATCCACCTGGATGAGGTGAGCTGTGCTGGGAACGAATCCCAACTGTGGGACTGTCCAGCTGAGAGGAGCCATGACTGCGGCCACAAGGAAGATGCTGGTGTGGTGTGCTCAG AGCACCAGAAGTGGCGCCTGTCTGGGGGCAAGGATGCCTGCGCCGGCCGTGTAGAAGTTTATTACCGGGGCGTGTGGAACACAGTGTGCGACGGGATCTGGTATGAGGAGGAGATGGGCGTGCTGTGCCGGTGGTTGGGGTGCAGCCCCTCTGGCAAGAAGCTGAGCTTCAACTACACGCAAGAGGGCAGGATGAGCTACCTATGCTCAGGGACCGAGGCCTCACTGTCCTGGTGCCAATGGCACTACAACAACTCGAATCTGTGCCACCAGTCCCAGGCTGCCGGCGTGATCTGCAACG GCTCACTGGGCTTGCTGAACATGTCTGACGTGCTCCCCACGCAGATGACGACTCCAGACTCCAGGAGAA ACACAGCTGAGCCACTGTGCTGGGAAGCCAAGGCTCTCTCGAACTggactctcctcctcctctgtgtcGTCCTGGGCCTTCTCCTCTTGGCCACCGTGCTGGCCTTCACCGCCGCCCTTCTGAGGATGAGGAGGAAACACG CCCACGCTGTGTCCTCTTCCTCATTAGCCACCCCAGTCCTGGTGAATCATAGTGCGCAGGGCCCAGAGACGCCTGCAGGGGGTGCCAATGACTACAGGAAAGCCCCTCCCAAAGCAGAAG CAGAGCCGCTGGCCGTGCCTGCTCCTGGCTCCGAGGACTCCGATTCCGACTATGAACACTATGATTTCAGCAGCAAGCCGCCTGTGGCACTCTCCACCTTCTACA AGCCCCCCGCTGAGTCCAGCTCATCCTCAGAGGACAACTACTACAATAGCGGCAACACCAGGCAGCAACAGTGGGGcaacccagcccctcctcccaccagctgCTTCTTAatgccagcacctcctgcccatggcaacAGCGGCTCCCAGCTCTCCTTCCAAG CAGGGCCCGATGGAGCCGACAGTTCCAGCACCTCATCCGGAGAATGGTATGAAAACTTCCACAGCACAGCACACCAGGGAGACCAGCCGGGGAACATGCCGG AGTGGCCGGCTCTCTCCCAGCCGTTGGGGAGCTGTGAGCCTGGGAGAAACGACTCGGAGGGCAGCGATTACGATGATGTCCAAGGCCTGGCGTACTAG
- the CD6 gene encoding T-cell differentiation antigen CD6 isoform X2: MLSWLPGDCNHKPENKSKRLMCGSHTADRERAKESGFGPPFPAYNAITLQPVPVTAMDMLWVSLLALFLMAPRQVQANAMSSAVPWNITHSGHGNTSAEPGPSGEGSVRLVNGSSRCSGAVEVHHRGRWMPVCQEMWDKEASHVVCRQLHCGEAKETAAEPTPSPVCPPRSTPTKEATLSFQNLCPSLHIHCAGLESTWKQCNVSELCCKGKLASITCTGSHSVRLVGGGSCCEGRVEVEADGVWGTVCDDAWDLDDAGVVCQQLKCGWAIQAPVASSFHKGTGPIHLDEVSCAGNESQLWDCPAERSHDCGHKEDAGVVCSEHQKWRLSGGKDACAGRVEVYYRGVWNTVCDGIWYEEEMGVLCRWLGCSPSGKKLSFNYTQEGRMSYLCSGTEASLSWCQWHYNNSNLCHQSQAAGVICNGSLGLLNMSDVLPTQMTTPDSRRNTAEPLCWEAKALSNWTLLLLCVVLGLLLLATVLAFTAALLRMRRKHAHAVSSSSLATPVLVNHSAQGPETPAGGANDYRKAPPKAEAEPLAVPAPGSEDSDSDYEHYDFSSKPPVALSTFYNSLRHRAADETLPAGGFPPAPGQEVLNEGPQPWGQPEQRPYEEPPAESSSSSEDNYYNSGNTRQQQWGNPAPPPTSCFLMPAPPAHGNSGSQLSFQGPDGADSSSTSSGEWYENFHSTAHQGDQPGNMPEWPALSQPLGSCEPGRNDSEGSDYDDVQGLAY; the protein is encoded by the exons aTGCTGAGTTGGCTTCCTGGAGACTGCAACCACAAGCCAGAAAACAAGAGCAAGAGACTCATGTGTGGGAGCCACACAGCAGATAGAGAGAGAGCGAAGGAGTCTGGTTTTGGCCCTCCCTTCCCAGCTTACAATGCAATCACGCTGCAGCCTGTGCCAGTGACAGCGATGGACATGCTGTGGGTATCCCTGTTGGCTCTTTTCCTGATGGCGCCCAGACAAG TCCAGGCAAATGCAATGTCTTCTGCCGTCCCCTGGAACATCACGCATAGTGGACATGGAAACACGTCTGCAGAGCCAG GCCCCTCAGGAGAGGGATCCGTCCGTTTGGTGAATGGCAGCAGCCGCTGCAGTGGTGCCGTGGAGGTCCATCATCGTGGGCGGTGGATGCCAGTCTGCCAGGAAATGTGGGACAAGGAGGCCTCCCACGTGGTCTGCAGACAGCTGCACTGTGGGGAGGCAAAGGAGACAGCAGCtgaacccacccccagccctgtgtgccCGCCCAGGTCAACACCCACAAAGGAAGCCACCCTGTCCTTTCAGAACCTCTGCCCTTCCCTGCACATCCACTGTGCGGGTCTGGAGAGCACTTGGAAGCAGTGCAATGTGTCAGAGCTGTGCTGTAAAGGGAAGCTGGCCAGCATCACTTGCACAG GTTCCCATTCTGTGCGCCTGGTTGGCGGGGGCAGTTGCTGTGAGGGCCGTGTGGAAGTCGAGGCGGACGGTGTATGGGGCACAGTGTGTGACGATGCCTGGGACCTGGATGATGCCGGGGTGGTATGTCAGCAGCTGAAATGCGGCTGGGCCATCCAGGCTCCAGTTGCCTCCTCCTTCCACAAAGGGACGGGACCCATCCACCTGGATGAGGTGAGCTGTGCTGGGAACGAATCCCAACTGTGGGACTGTCCAGCTGAGAGGAGCCATGACTGCGGCCACAAGGAAGATGCTGGTGTGGTGTGCTCAG AGCACCAGAAGTGGCGCCTGTCTGGGGGCAAGGATGCCTGCGCCGGCCGTGTAGAAGTTTATTACCGGGGCGTGTGGAACACAGTGTGCGACGGGATCTGGTATGAGGAGGAGATGGGCGTGCTGTGCCGGTGGTTGGGGTGCAGCCCCTCTGGCAAGAAGCTGAGCTTCAACTACACGCAAGAGGGCAGGATGAGCTACCTATGCTCAGGGACCGAGGCCTCACTGTCCTGGTGCCAATGGCACTACAACAACTCGAATCTGTGCCACCAGTCCCAGGCTGCCGGCGTGATCTGCAACG GCTCACTGGGCTTGCTGAACATGTCTGACGTGCTCCCCACGCAGATGACGACTCCAGACTCCAGGAGAA ACACAGCTGAGCCACTGTGCTGGGAAGCCAAGGCTCTCTCGAACTggactctcctcctcctctgtgtcGTCCTGGGCCTTCTCCTCTTGGCCACCGTGCTGGCCTTCACCGCCGCCCTTCTGAGGATGAGGAGGAAACACG CCCACGCTGTGTCCTCTTCCTCATTAGCCACCCCAGTCCTGGTGAATCATAGTGCGCAGGGCCCAGAGACGCCTGCAGGGGGTGCCAATGACTACAGGAAAGCCCCTCCCAAAGCAGAAG CAGAGCCGCTGGCCGTGCCTGCTCCTGGCTCCGAGGACTCCGATTCCGACTATGAACACTATGATTTCAGCAGCAAGCCGCCTGTGGCACTCTCCACCTTCTACA ATTCGCTTCGGCACCGAGCAGCGGATGAGACCCTCCCCGCGGGCggcttccccccagcacctggcCAGGAGGTGCTGAATGAGGGCCcgcagccctggggccagccagagCAAAGGCCCTACGAGG AGCCCCCCGCTGAGTCCAGCTCATCCTCAGAGGACAACTACTACAATAGCGGCAACACCAGGCAGCAACAGTGGGGcaacccagcccctcctcccaccagctgCTTCTTAatgccagcacctcctgcccatggcaacAGCGGCTCCCAGCTCTCCTTCCAAG GGCCCGATGGAGCCGACAGTTCCAGCACCTCATCCGGAGAATGGTATGAAAACTTCCACAGCACAGCACACCAGGGAGACCAGCCGGGGAACATGCCGG AGTGGCCGGCTCTCTCCCAGCCGTTGGGGAGCTGTGAGCCTGGGAGAAACGACTCGGAGGGCAGCGATTACGATGATGTCCAAGGCCTGGCGTACTAG
- the CD6 gene encoding T-cell differentiation antigen CD6 isoform X3, producing the protein MLSWLPGDCNHKPENKSKRLMCGSHTADRERAKESGFGPPFPAYNAITLQPVPVTAMDMLWVSLLALFLMAPRQVQANAMSSAVPWNITHSGHGNTSAEPGPSGEGSVRLVNGSSRCSGAVEVHHRGRWMPVCQEMWDKEASHVVCRQLHCGEAKETAAEPTPSPVCPPRSTPTKEATLSFQNLCPSLHIHCAGLESTWKQCNVSELCCKGKLASITCTGSHSVRLVGGGSCCEGRVEVEADGVWGTVCDDAWDLDDAGVVCQQLKCGWAIQAPVASSFHKGTGPIHLDEVSCAGNESQLWDCPAERSHDCGHKEDAGVVCSEHQKWRLSGGKDACAGRVEVYYRGVWNTVCDGIWYEEEMGVLCRWLGCSPSGKKLSFNYTQEGRMSYLCSGTEASLSWCQWHYNNSNLCHQSQAAGVICNGSLGLLNMSDVLPTQMTTPDSRRNTAEPLCWEAKALSNWTLLLLCVVLGLLLLATVLAFTAALLRMRRKHAHAVSSSSLATPVLVNHSAQGPETPAGGANDYRKAPPKAEEPLAVPAPGSEDSDSDYEHYDFSSKPPVALSTFYNSLRHRAADETLPAGGFPPAPGQEVLNEGPQPWGQPEQRPYEEPPAESSSSSEDNYYNSGNTRQQQWGNPAPPPTSCFLMPAPPAHGNSGSQLSFQAGPDGADSSSTSSGEWYENFHSTAHQGDQPGNMPEWPALSQPLGSCEPGRNDSEGSDYDDVQGLAY; encoded by the exons aTGCTGAGTTGGCTTCCTGGAGACTGCAACCACAAGCCAGAAAACAAGAGCAAGAGACTCATGTGTGGGAGCCACACAGCAGATAGAGAGAGAGCGAAGGAGTCTGGTTTTGGCCCTCCCTTCCCAGCTTACAATGCAATCACGCTGCAGCCTGTGCCAGTGACAGCGATGGACATGCTGTGGGTATCCCTGTTGGCTCTTTTCCTGATGGCGCCCAGACAAG TCCAGGCAAATGCAATGTCTTCTGCCGTCCCCTGGAACATCACGCATAGTGGACATGGAAACACGTCTGCAGAGCCAG GCCCCTCAGGAGAGGGATCCGTCCGTTTGGTGAATGGCAGCAGCCGCTGCAGTGGTGCCGTGGAGGTCCATCATCGTGGGCGGTGGATGCCAGTCTGCCAGGAAATGTGGGACAAGGAGGCCTCCCACGTGGTCTGCAGACAGCTGCACTGTGGGGAGGCAAAGGAGACAGCAGCtgaacccacccccagccctgtgtgccCGCCCAGGTCAACACCCACAAAGGAAGCCACCCTGTCCTTTCAGAACCTCTGCCCTTCCCTGCACATCCACTGTGCGGGTCTGGAGAGCACTTGGAAGCAGTGCAATGTGTCAGAGCTGTGCTGTAAAGGGAAGCTGGCCAGCATCACTTGCACAG GTTCCCATTCTGTGCGCCTGGTTGGCGGGGGCAGTTGCTGTGAGGGCCGTGTGGAAGTCGAGGCGGACGGTGTATGGGGCACAGTGTGTGACGATGCCTGGGACCTGGATGATGCCGGGGTGGTATGTCAGCAGCTGAAATGCGGCTGGGCCATCCAGGCTCCAGTTGCCTCCTCCTTCCACAAAGGGACGGGACCCATCCACCTGGATGAGGTGAGCTGTGCTGGGAACGAATCCCAACTGTGGGACTGTCCAGCTGAGAGGAGCCATGACTGCGGCCACAAGGAAGATGCTGGTGTGGTGTGCTCAG AGCACCAGAAGTGGCGCCTGTCTGGGGGCAAGGATGCCTGCGCCGGCCGTGTAGAAGTTTATTACCGGGGCGTGTGGAACACAGTGTGCGACGGGATCTGGTATGAGGAGGAGATGGGCGTGCTGTGCCGGTGGTTGGGGTGCAGCCCCTCTGGCAAGAAGCTGAGCTTCAACTACACGCAAGAGGGCAGGATGAGCTACCTATGCTCAGGGACCGAGGCCTCACTGTCCTGGTGCCAATGGCACTACAACAACTCGAATCTGTGCCACCAGTCCCAGGCTGCCGGCGTGATCTGCAACG GCTCACTGGGCTTGCTGAACATGTCTGACGTGCTCCCCACGCAGATGACGACTCCAGACTCCAGGAGAA ACACAGCTGAGCCACTGTGCTGGGAAGCCAAGGCTCTCTCGAACTggactctcctcctcctctgtgtcGTCCTGGGCCTTCTCCTCTTGGCCACCGTGCTGGCCTTCACCGCCGCCCTTCTGAGGATGAGGAGGAAACACG CCCACGCTGTGTCCTCTTCCTCATTAGCCACCCCAGTCCTGGTGAATCATAGTGCGCAGGGCCCAGAGACGCCTGCAGGGGGTGCCAATGACTACAGGAAAGCCCCTCCCAAAGCAGAAG AGCCGCTGGCCGTGCCTGCTCCTGGCTCCGAGGACTCCGATTCCGACTATGAACACTATGATTTCAGCAGCAAGCCGCCTGTGGCACTCTCCACCTTCTACA ATTCGCTTCGGCACCGAGCAGCGGATGAGACCCTCCCCGCGGGCggcttccccccagcacctggcCAGGAGGTGCTGAATGAGGGCCcgcagccctggggccagccagagCAAAGGCCCTACGAGG AGCCCCCCGCTGAGTCCAGCTCATCCTCAGAGGACAACTACTACAATAGCGGCAACACCAGGCAGCAACAGTGGGGcaacccagcccctcctcccaccagctgCTTCTTAatgccagcacctcctgcccatggcaacAGCGGCTCCCAGCTCTCCTTCCAAG CAGGGCCCGATGGAGCCGACAGTTCCAGCACCTCATCCGGAGAATGGTATGAAAACTTCCACAGCACAGCACACCAGGGAGACCAGCCGGGGAACATGCCGG AGTGGCCGGCTCTCTCCCAGCCGTTGGGGAGCTGTGAGCCTGGGAGAAACGACTCGGAGGGCAGCGATTACGATGATGTCCAAGGCCTGGCGTACTAG